The following are from one region of the Microbacterium paraoxydans genome:
- the sucB gene encoding 2-oxoglutarate dehydrogenase, E2 component, dihydrolipoamide succinyltransferase has protein sequence MSTSVVLPALGESVTEGTVTRWLKQVGDTVQADEGLLEISTDKVDTEIPSPVTGVIEEILVAEDETVEVGALLARIGDGSGAAPAGDASAAAEAAPAEAAAPAAPEPEAAPAAEQQAPAESAPAEAAPAAPSGDATDIVLPELGESVTEGTVTRWLKQVGDSVEVDEALLEISTDKVDTEIPSPVAGVLQEIVAGEDETVEVGAVLARVGSGAAPAAQPEAPAAPQAEAPAAPAPQAETPAAQPEAPAAPAPQAAAPAAPAQPAAPAQPAAPAQPAQAEAPKLSLPTESDNLYVTPLVRRLAAQQGVDLATVKGTGVGGRIRKEDVLKAAETATAAPAAAAAPAPAPLEVSPLRGTTQPMSRLRKVLAKRAVESMQQTAQLTTVVEVDVTALAEYRDSVKASFLEKTGDKLSFLPFFALAAAEALQAFPIINATVDGEQIVYPASENVSIAVDTERGLLTPVLRDAASKNIAEIAHEIADLAARTRDNKLKPDELAGATFTLTNTGSRGALFDTPVVFLPQSAILGTGTVVKRPGLVKVGGTDAIAVRSYVYLALSYDHRIIDGADAARFLGAVKARLEAAQFSGQLGA, from the coding sequence ATGAGCACATCCGTGGTCCTCCCCGCTCTCGGTGAGAGCGTCACAGAGGGTACGGTCACCCGCTGGCTCAAGCAGGTGGGAGACACCGTCCAGGCGGACGAGGGCCTGCTCGAGATCTCGACCGACAAGGTCGACACCGAGATCCCCTCTCCCGTCACCGGCGTCATCGAGGAGATCCTCGTCGCCGAGGACGAGACCGTCGAGGTCGGTGCTCTGCTGGCCCGCATCGGTGACGGCAGCGGCGCGGCCCCTGCCGGCGATGCCTCTGCCGCCGCCGAGGCCGCTCCGGCCGAAGCCGCCGCCCCCGCCGCTCCGGAGCCCGAGGCGGCTCCCGCAGCGGAGCAGCAGGCTCCCGCCGAGTCCGCTCCCGCCGAGGCCGCCCCTGCGGCTCCGTCCGGCGACGCGACGGACATCGTGCTCCCCGAGCTCGGCGAGAGCGTCACCGAGGGCACGGTCACCCGCTGGCTCAAGCAGGTCGGCGACTCGGTCGAGGTCGACGAGGCGCTCCTCGAGATCTCCACCGACAAGGTCGACACCGAGATCCCGTCGCCGGTCGCCGGCGTGCTGCAGGAGATCGTCGCCGGCGAGGACGAGACCGTCGAGGTCGGCGCCGTGCTGGCTCGTGTCGGTTCCGGTGCTGCTCCCGCGGCTCAGCCCGAGGCTCCCGCCGCGCCGCAGGCCGAGGCTCCCGCCGCGCCGGCTCCGCAGGCCGAGACTCCGGCTGCACAGCCCGAGGCTCCGGCTGCTCCTGCCCCGCAGGCCGCTGCTCCCGCCGCGCCGGCCCAGCCCGCTGCTCCCGCACAGCCCGCTGCTCCGGCACAGCCCGCGCAGGCCGAGGCTCCCAAGCTGTCGCTGCCGACCGAGAGCGACAACCTGTACGTGACCCCGCTCGTCCGCCGTCTGGCTGCGCAGCAGGGTGTCGACCTCGCCACGGTCAAGGGCACCGGCGTCGGAGGCCGTATCCGCAAGGAGGACGTCCTCAAGGCGGCCGAGACGGCGACCGCCGCACCGGCGGCCGCCGCGGCACCGGCTCCGGCACCCCTCGAGGTGTCGCCGCTGCGCGGGACCACTCAGCCGATGTCGCGCCTGCGCAAGGTCCTCGCCAAGCGCGCGGTCGAGTCGATGCAGCAGACCGCTCAGCTCACCACCGTGGTCGAGGTCGACGTCACCGCTCTCGCCGAGTACCGCGACAGCGTCAAGGCGTCCTTCCTCGAGAAGACGGGCGACAAGCTCTCCTTCCTGCCGTTCTTCGCGCTGGCGGCGGCGGAGGCTCTGCAGGCCTTCCCGATCATCAACGCGACGGTCGACGGCGAGCAGATCGTCTACCCGGCCTCCGAGAACGTCTCGATCGCGGTCGACACCGAGCGCGGTCTGCTCACGCCGGTGCTCCGCGACGCGGCGTCGAAGAACATCGCCGAGATCGCCCACGAGATCGCCGACCTCGCGGCGCGCACGCGCGACAACAAGCTGAAGCCCGACGAGCTCGCGGGCGCCACGTTCACGCTGACCAACACCGGTTCGCGCGGCGCGCTGTTCGACACCCCCGTGGTGTTCCTGCCGCAGTCGGCGATCCTCGGCACCGGCACGGTCGTCAAGCGCCCTGGCCTGGTCAAGGTCGGCGGCACGGACGCGATCGCGGTGCGCTCCTATGTGTACCTGGCCCTGTCGTACGACCACCGCATCATCGACGGTGCCGACGCGGCCCGCTTCCTCGGCGCTGTCAAGGCTCGCCTGGAGGCCGCGCAGTTCAGCGGTCAGCTCGGCGCCTGA
- a CDS encoding serine/threonine-protein kinase gives MTPARETPLQEPVVLAQAHRTIRLLDRSEGPFHGALVTSPDGPLVRAEAESFAGWAGWRYAGSQHIAAPVDIARRLDGHDVLLPWCTERLESYLDRRLRTQGGLPPGEIGTVVVSLLRGLAELGPAPAVEAQGTWWLTEGGRPLFVVGPGQEAASAVSEIVGRLRAECTDKMLARALDRARDRIDTAAAQRRVPRRLLEEVESELLEMAAPRPLEEAAEDRAGPPVETRVAGALRRVRVEPVARARLRHRRARVEGAGGPRSTRIVADILVLRDRLVGRTRALIGQQAGRPRRAAPERGTGSRRPRVLAVAGAGAVVVLLAGLLWPNERDDPADGPPESRPSASPHRAGADSADVDSPSPAPAARTPVAPTGDDPVLALPGLVAQIEECEAQEDRVCASAVAASPSEVIPLVSGAADVQDAALIDRYGDIAVLEVPSSSADEEGTEGAITLVLARIEEKWLVRDAYRVADQPR, from the coding sequence ATGACACCAGCGCGTGAGACTCCGTTGCAGGAACCGGTCGTGCTCGCCCAGGCGCACCGCACGATCCGTCTCCTCGACCGCTCCGAAGGGCCATTCCACGGTGCGCTCGTGACCTCACCGGACGGGCCGCTCGTGCGCGCCGAAGCTGAGAGCTTCGCCGGCTGGGCGGGCTGGCGGTACGCGGGCTCTCAGCACATCGCGGCTCCGGTCGACATCGCCCGACGGCTGGACGGGCATGACGTGTTGCTTCCCTGGTGCACGGAGCGGCTGGAGTCATACCTGGACCGACGGCTCCGGACACAGGGTGGGCTGCCGCCCGGGGAGATCGGCACGGTGGTCGTGAGTCTGCTGCGCGGACTGGCGGAGCTGGGTCCGGCGCCGGCTGTCGAGGCGCAGGGAACATGGTGGCTCACCGAGGGTGGCCGGCCGCTCTTTGTGGTCGGGCCCGGCCAGGAGGCGGCGTCTGCCGTCTCCGAGATCGTAGGCCGGCTGCGCGCGGAGTGTACGGACAAGATGCTGGCCCGGGCTCTCGACCGCGCCCGGGATCGAATCGACACGGCCGCGGCACAGCGCAGGGTGCCACGGCGGCTGCTCGAGGAGGTGGAGAGCGAGCTCCTGGAGATGGCGGCGCCGCGACCTTTGGAAGAGGCGGCCGAAGACCGGGCAGGCCCCCCCGTGGAGACGCGGGTGGCCGGGGCGCTGCGGCGCGTCCGGGTCGAGCCGGTTGCCCGTGCGCGACTGCGGCACCGCCGGGCGCGGGTGGAAGGAGCGGGCGGACCGCGCTCGACACGGATCGTTGCCGACATTCTCGTTCTGCGTGACCGCCTCGTCGGCAGGACGCGAGCCCTCATCGGCCAGCAGGCCGGCAGGCCGCGCCGGGCCGCACCGGAGCGGGGGACCGGATCCCGACGGCCGCGGGTTCTCGCCGTGGCCGGTGCCGGCGCGGTGGTGGTGCTGCTTGCCGGCTTGCTGTGGCCTAACGAGCGAGATGATCCGGCGGACGGGCCCCCGGAGAGCCGGCCCTCGGCCTCGCCCCATCGAGCGGGGGCCGACTCTGCGGACGTAGACTCCCCGTCGCCGGCTCCCGCGGCCCGCACACCGGTGGCGCCGACGGGCGACGATCCGGTGCTCGCCCTGCCGGGGCTCGTGGCCCAGATCGAGGAGTGCGAAGCTCAGGAGGACCGGGTGTGCGCTTCCGCGGTCGCGGCGAGCCCGTCGGAGGTCATCCCGCTCGTCTCCGGAGCCGCCGACGTCCAGGACGCCGCTCTCATCGATCGGTATGGAGACATCGCCGTGCTGGAAGTGCCGTCATCGTCCGCTGACGAGGAGGGGACGGAGGGTGCGATCACTCTCGTTCTCGCGCGCATAGAAGAGAAATGGCTGGTCCGCGACGCATATCGCGTCGCGGACCAGCCGAGGTGA
- a CDS encoding DUF4191 family protein, giving the protein MAKRAPEPEKRPGFFSQIKSLFRFTREAYPWLPWAQAAILIGGVLLGLLAGYLIPPFQVWTLVLWAITGLMLGVLGALFLMTRLSTSAMYTKIDGMPGATGHVLSTSLGRQWQASETPVGINPKTQEAVYRTVGRGGIVVVGEGARGRLTRLVNEERSRAQRVAHGVPITVLYVGHGEDEVPIADLAKTIKKLPKAIDKATMAAVIRRIDSVSQSLSSLPIPKGIDPTKVRAQRPR; this is encoded by the coding sequence ATGGCAAAGCGTGCTCCCGAACCCGAGAAGCGTCCTGGGTTCTTCTCCCAGATCAAGTCCCTCTTCCGGTTCACGCGCGAGGCCTACCCCTGGCTCCCCTGGGCGCAGGCCGCGATCCTCATCGGCGGCGTGCTGCTCGGTCTCCTGGCCGGCTACCTGATCCCGCCGTTCCAGGTGTGGACGCTCGTGCTCTGGGCGATCACCGGCCTCATGCTCGGCGTGCTCGGCGCCCTCTTCCTCATGACCAGGCTCTCGACCTCGGCCATGTACACGAAGATCGACGGCATGCCCGGTGCGACGGGTCACGTGCTCAGCACCAGCCTGGGTCGCCAGTGGCAGGCTTCCGAGACCCCGGTGGGCATCAACCCGAAGACGCAGGAGGCCGTGTACCGGACGGTCGGCCGCGGCGGCATCGTCGTCGTCGGCGAAGGCGCCCGCGGACGTCTCACGCGGCTGGTGAACGAGGAGCGCAGCCGGGCGCAGCGCGTCGCCCATGGCGTGCCGATCACGGTGCTCTACGTCGGGCACGGCGAGGACGAGGTCCCCATCGCCGACCTCGCGAAGACCATCAAGAAGCTCCCGAAGGCCATCGACAAGGCCACGATGGCGGCCGTCATCCGCCGCATCGACTCGGTCTCGCAGTCGCTGTCGTCGCTCCCCATCCCGAAGGGGATCGACCCGACGAAGGTGCGGGCGCAGCGTCCGCGCTGA
- a CDS encoding RimK family alpha-L-glutamate ligase encodes MKIAVLSRAPQAYSTQRLRAAALQRGHNVKVLNTLRFAIDLTSDEPDLHYRGRQLSDYDAILPRIGNSITYFGTAVVRQFEQMDVYTPNTANGISSARDKLRANQILSRHNIAMPPTAFVRNRADVRPAIERVGGAPVVIKLLEGTQGIGVILAPQVKVAEAIIETLHSTKQNVLIQKFIAESRGRDIRALVVGDRVVAAMRRSAAGDEFRSNVHRGGSVEAIELDPVYERAAVRSAQIMGLRVAGVDMLEGDEGPLVMEVNSSPGLQGIETATKLDVAGAIIDYIAGQVAFPEIDVRQRLTVSTGYGVAELMVHGAADLVGKTLGEAGLWERDITVLTLHRGVSVIPNPRKHVVLEPDDRLFCFGKLDEMRSMIPERRRRRAKVRRLPKQPLSE; translated from the coding sequence GTGAAGATCGCAGTGCTGTCCCGTGCGCCGCAGGCGTACTCCACCCAACGCCTCCGCGCGGCCGCACTGCAGCGGGGCCACAACGTGAAGGTGCTCAACACGCTGCGCTTCGCGATCGACCTGACCTCCGATGAGCCCGACCTGCACTACCGGGGCCGGCAGCTCAGCGACTACGACGCGATCCTGCCCCGCATCGGCAACTCGATCACGTATTTCGGCACCGCCGTGGTGCGGCAGTTCGAGCAGATGGACGTCTACACCCCCAACACGGCGAACGGCATCTCCAGCGCGCGCGACAAGCTGCGGGCGAACCAGATCCTCTCCCGGCACAACATCGCTATGCCTCCGACGGCCTTCGTGCGCAACCGCGCCGACGTGCGACCGGCGATCGAGCGCGTCGGGGGTGCTCCCGTGGTGATCAAGCTGCTCGAGGGCACCCAGGGCATCGGCGTCATCCTCGCGCCTCAGGTGAAGGTGGCCGAGGCCATCATCGAGACGCTCCACTCCACCAAGCAGAACGTGCTCATCCAGAAGTTCATCGCCGAGAGCCGGGGGCGCGACATCCGCGCGCTCGTCGTCGGGGACCGCGTGGTCGCGGCGATGCGGCGCTCGGCGGCCGGAGACGAGTTCCGCTCGAACGTGCACCGTGGCGGCTCGGTCGAGGCGATCGAGCTCGACCCGGTCTACGAGCGGGCCGCCGTGCGATCGGCCCAGATCATGGGACTCCGCGTCGCCGGCGTGGACATGCTGGAGGGGGACGAGGGACCCCTGGTGATGGAGGTCAACTCCTCCCCGGGCCTGCAGGGCATCGAGACCGCGACCAAGCTCGACGTCGCGGGCGCGATCATCGACTACATCGCCGGTCAGGTGGCCTTCCCGGAGATCGACGTGCGGCAGCGCCTCACGGTCTCCACGGGATACGGCGTCGCCGAGCTCATGGTCCACGGCGCCGCCGACCTCGTCGGCAAGACGCTGGGGGAGGCGGGTCTGTGGGAACGCGACATCACCGTCCTCACGCTGCACCGCGGGGTGAGCGTGATCCCGAACCCGCGCAAGCACGTGGTCCTCGAACCCGACGACCGCCTGTTCTGCTTCGGCAAGCTCGATGAGATGCGCTCCATGATCCCCGAGCGTCGTCGCCGCCGGGCGAAGGTGCGCCGTCTCCCCAAACAGCCGCTCTCGGAATAA
- a CDS encoding ATP-dependent zinc protease family protein produces MYQVSRSTHSNTLTGWREWVSLPDLGVDWIKAKIDTGARTSSLHAFDIQEFARDGEAWVRFRVKPWQDSQEDAVVVESPIHDRRAVRSSSGHAQERLVVQLMIRLVDREVMAEVTLSNRDEMGFRMLIGREALRRGYVVDPARSFLGGRAPREARRRNRGRA; encoded by the coding sequence ATGTATCAGGTGAGTAGGTCTACCCATTCAAACACCCTTACGGGGTGGCGCGAGTGGGTGAGCCTGCCCGATCTCGGCGTCGACTGGATCAAAGCCAAGATCGACACCGGCGCCCGCACCTCGTCCCTGCACGCGTTCGACATCCAGGAGTTCGCACGCGACGGCGAGGCCTGGGTGCGTTTCCGCGTGAAGCCCTGGCAGGACAGCCAGGAGGACGCCGTCGTCGTGGAGTCCCCCATCCACGACCGCCGGGCCGTCCGGAGTTCGTCCGGGCACGCGCAGGAGCGTCTCGTCGTGCAGCTGATGATCCGGCTCGTCGACCGGGAGGTGATGGCCGAAGTGACCCTGAGCAACCGGGACGAGATGGGATTCCGCATGCTGATCGGCCGCGAAGCGCTGCGCCGCGGCTACGTCGTCGACCCGGCGCGTTCCTTCCTCGGCGGCCGCGCACCCCGTGAGGCACGCCGGCGCAACCGCGGCCGCGCCTGA
- a CDS encoding RDD family protein, with amino-acid sequence MTDAVNTYPGERLGLPESGPGSIGRPGRRIGALAIDWTAAVILSVAFFQYDPFATLLIFGVVQILFIPTAGGSPGHRILGMRVVRLDGGWVGLWRPIVRTLLLLIVIPAVVWDPDQRGLHDKAVGTVLIRA; translated from the coding sequence GTGACGGATGCTGTGAACACGTACCCCGGTGAGCGACTCGGACTCCCGGAGTCCGGACCGGGAAGCATCGGCCGCCCCGGTCGCCGGATCGGCGCCCTCGCGATCGACTGGACGGCAGCCGTCATCCTCTCCGTCGCGTTCTTCCAGTACGACCCGTTCGCCACGCTGCTCATCTTCGGCGTCGTGCAGATCCTCTTCATCCCGACCGCGGGCGGCAGCCCCGGGCACCGCATCCTCGGCATGCGCGTCGTCCGTCTCGACGGCGGCTGGGTCGGCCTATGGCGCCCGATCGTACGCACGCTGCTGCTGCTGATCGTGATTCCGGCCGTGGTGTGGGACCCGGATCAGCGCGGTCTGCACGACAAGGCCGTGGGAACGGTCCTCATCCGCGCCTGA
- the glnA gene encoding type I glutamate--ammonia ligase gives MFKDSSEVLAYIKENDVKFLDIRFTDLPGVQQHFNIPAATVDEAFFTDGQLFDGSSIRGFASIHESDMQLIPDVTTAYIDPFREASTLVMIFDIYNPRTGEIYSKDPRQVAKKAEKYLTSTGIADTAFFAPEAEFYIFDDVRYSVTAGESFYKVDSEEAAWNTGREEEGGNLANKTPYKGGYFPVSPVDKTADLRDDITLKLIDAGFILERSHHEVGTAGQQEINYRFDTMVHAADDILKFKYIVKNTAEEWGKVATFMPKPLYGDNGSGMHTHQSLWNDGKPLFYDEAGYGQLSDIARWYIGGILAHAPALLAFTNPTLNSYHRLVKGFEAPVNLVYSAGNRSAAIRIPITGSNPKAKRIEFRAPDASGNPYLAFAAQLMAGLDGIKNRIEPHEPVDKDLYELPPEEAKNIPQVPNSLLDSLEALRADHQFLLEGGVFTEELIETWISYKYENEILPIAQRPHPFEYELYFGV, from the coding sequence ATGTTCAAAGATTCGTCCGAGGTACTGGCCTACATCAAGGAGAACGACGTCAAATTCCTTGACATCCGTTTCACCGACCTCCCTGGTGTGCAGCAGCACTTCAACATCCCTGCGGCGACGGTCGACGAGGCCTTCTTCACGGACGGACAGCTGTTCGACGGCTCCTCCATCCGCGGCTTCGCCAGCATCCACGAGTCGGACATGCAGCTCATCCCGGATGTGACGACGGCGTACATCGACCCCTTCCGCGAGGCGAGCACCCTCGTGATGATCTTCGACATCTACAACCCGCGCACCGGCGAGATCTACTCGAAGGACCCGCGTCAGGTCGCGAAGAAGGCGGAGAAGTACCTCACCTCCACCGGCATCGCCGACACCGCGTTCTTCGCTCCCGAGGCCGAGTTCTACATCTTCGACGACGTGCGCTACTCCGTGACGGCCGGCGAGAGCTTCTACAAGGTCGACTCCGAGGAGGCCGCGTGGAACACCGGCCGCGAGGAGGAGGGCGGGAACCTCGCCAACAAGACCCCCTACAAGGGCGGCTACTTCCCCGTCAGCCCGGTCGACAAGACGGCCGACCTGCGCGACGACATCACCCTCAAGCTCATCGATGCGGGCTTCATCCTCGAGCGCTCCCACCACGAGGTGGGCACGGCCGGCCAGCAGGAGATCAACTACCGCTTCGACACCATGGTGCACGCGGCCGACGACATCCTGAAGTTCAAGTACATCGTCAAGAACACCGCCGAGGAGTGGGGCAAGGTCGCCACCTTCATGCCGAAGCCGCTGTACGGCGACAACGGCTCGGGTATGCACACCCACCAGTCGCTATGGAACGACGGCAAGCCGCTGTTCTACGACGAGGCCGGCTACGGTCAGCTCAGCGACATCGCGCGGTGGTACATCGGCGGCATCCTGGCCCACGCGCCGGCGCTGCTCGCCTTCACCAACCCGACGCTGAACAGCTACCACCGTCTGGTCAAGGGCTTCGAGGCTCCGGTCAACCTGGTCTACTCGGCCGGCAACCGCTCCGCCGCGATCCGCATCCCGATCACGGGCTCGAACCCGAAGGCCAAGCGCATCGAGTTCCGCGCCCCCGACGCCTCGGGCAACCCGTACCTCGCCTTCGCCGCGCAGCTCATGGCGGGCCTCGACGGCATCAAGAACCGCATCGAGCCGCACGAGCCCGTCGACAAGGACCTCTACGAGCTCCCGCCCGAGGAGGCCAAGAACATCCCGCAGGTGCCGAACTCCCTGCTGGACTCGCTCGAGGCGCTCCGCGCCGACCACCAGTTCCTCCTCGAGGGCGGCGTGTTCACCGAGGAGCTCATCGAGACCTGGATCTCCTACAAGTACGAGAACGAGATCCTGCCGATCGCTCAGCGCCCGCACCCGTTCGAGTACGAGCTGTACTTCGGAGTCTGA